The Verrucomicrobium spinosum DSM 4136 = JCM 18804 DNA segment TGGTGGCCTGCCATGGGGGCCGTGTTTGTGGGCATGGGTGGACTCATCGAACCTCGCGTGCTCGGTGTGGGCTACGAGACCATCCACCACACCCTGCGCGGAGAGCTGGCCGGGCACGTGCTCCTCAGTCTGGCGGTGCTCAAGGCCCTCGTCTGGGCGGTCGCCCTGGGTTCCGGCACCTCCGGCGGGGTCCTCGCCCCTCTGCTCATCCTGGGCAGCGCCATGGGCGCGTTTCTGGGGCACTGGATCCCTGCGGGGGATGTTCCCCTCTGGGCGCTGGTCGGCCTCGCGGCCATGATTGGCGGCACCATGCGCGCCCCCCTCACCGCGATGGTTTTCGCGGTGGAGCTTACCCATGACTTCAACGTCATGCCCGCCCTTCTGGCAGGCAGCATCGCTTCCTTCGCCGTCACCGCCCTGTGGCTGCGCCGCTCCATTCTCACAGAAAAGCTCGCCCGCCGCGGTCAGCACATCACTTGCGAGTACAGCATCGACCCCTTTGAACTGGCCCGCGTGCAGGATGTCATGGATACCCAGGTGCCGACCGTCCCCAGCACGATGAAACTCCAGGAGCTCGCCAGACGGATTGCGGCAGGCGATCCCATCTTGGCCGGGCATCAGGCCACCCTGGTGCTCGATCCAGAGCAGCGGCTCAAGGGCATCGTCACCCGCGGAGACATCATCCGGGCTCTGCCAGATGCGGCAGAGAACGAGACCCTCACGGTGGAGGAGGCGGGATCAAGCCCTCTCACTGTCACCTACCCAGACGAGCCTCTGGCCGACGCCTTGAATCGCATGCTGGCCCAGAACATCGGGCGCATGCCCGTGGTGGAACGCGAACGCCCGGATCACCTGATCGGCTATCTGGGGCGTAGCGCCATACTCTCTGCACGTCAGCGTCTTCATGACGAGGAGCACCTCCGGTCCATCCGTTGAACTCCGGCTATCTGCCTCAGGGAATCAATACCCAGACACCCACCTCACCCCCCCCAACCCACACCTCCAAACCCATGCTCGTCCTCAAAGTTATGATCCTGAAGACTGCCATCGCCGCCGCCGCCGGGTGGACCATGCTGGCACTCCTGTGAAGGCTCGCGACACTCCACGCTTCCGCTACCTGCTGGATCCCCTCTTTCTGGTGGGATGCACTGCCTATGCCTTGAACCGTTGGCTCATCAAACCCCAGGTGGGCGTGGAGTTCATCTATTATCAATTCAATGACCTGTGGGTGATCCCCTGCGCGCTGCCGCCGGTGCTGTGGCTGCACAGGGTGCTGGGACTGGGGGCCCCACAAGCCATGCCCACCAGCGGGGAAATCATCTTCCATCTCCTGCTCTGGTCCGTCTTCTGCGAATACATCGGCCCCCGGTTCATGCCCCACAGCGGGAGTGACTGGCGGGACGTGCTGGCCTATAGTGCTGGCGCGCTCGTCGCCGGTCTGTGGTGGCACCGTCACCGATGGCTCCCGCGGCGGCTCTGGACTCCCCAGCCATGAGTTTTGACATTCTCGCCCCGGTTTACCGCTGGATGGAACTCCTCCTGGCGGGCCGCAAGCTCCACCGTTGCCGCTGCGCCTTCCTGGAGGAGGTGCCTACCCCCCAGCATGTCCTGATGCTGGGCGAAGGTCATGGCCGGTTCCTGGTGGAGTGCCTGAAGAAGTTTCCTAATACTCATGTCACGTATCTGGATGCCAGCACCGGCATGATTGAGCAGGCGATGAAGGCGCTGCGACGCCATCGGTTGACGGCAGACCGGGTCACCTTCATTCACGCGGATGCCCTGGCGTGGCAACCACCGAGAAAGACCTACGATCTGATCGTCACCCATTTTTTTCTGGACTGCTTCCGCCCGGAGCAGCTTCAGCACCTCATTCCAACCATCGCCTCCTCTGCCCCCCCGGCCGGGCATTGGCTGGTGGCGGACTTTCAGGAGGCACCCGCCGGCTGGCAGAAGATTCGCAGCCAGCTCATTCTGGGATTGATGTACTGGTTCTTCCGCACAGTGACAAGGCTTCCCGCCCGTCGCCTGACCTGTCCCGATCCGCTGCTACGGCAGGCTGGCTTTCAGCTCCAGGGGGAGCAGGTATTCGAGTGGGGGCTTCTCCGCAGCACCTGCTGGAAGCAAGTACCATCCTCCAGGACGCCCTCACCCGCCGCCTGAGCCGCAAGCACGGCCACCGGCAAACCCGGGTTCACGAGAACCCGTCATCCTCCCCTCGTTGTCCCCTCAAGTCCCCATGTCATCATTCAGAGCATTCCTAGGTGTCGAGCTCAACCCTGTCAGCCCGCGGGAGAAAGCTGTCTCGGCGGCAGGTGGGTTTATTTCCATTATCCTCCTGCTCGTCATCACGGAGTCCACGCTCCATCTTTCAGGTGCCGCGGCGGTCATTGCCTCCATGGGGGCAAGCGCTGTGCTTCTCTTTGCCGTGCCGCATGGATCCCTTTCCCAACCGTGGCCCGTGATTGCCGGGCATGGATTCTCTGCCTTCTTCGGTGTGCTGTGCGCCCGGGCGATCCCCAATCACTATGCGGCAGCGGCAGCGGCGGTGGCATTGGCCATCCTGGCCATGCACGTCTTCAAGTGCATCCATCCTCCCGGCGGTGCCACCGCCCTGACGGCCGTACTGGGCGGTCCGGCCGTGCAGGCGCTGGGCTACAAGTTTGTCATCTTTCCCGTCCTGGCCAATGCCGTCACCATGGTCACGATTGCCATCCTGTTTAACGCGCTGTTCGCCTGGAGGCGCTACCCTGCTCTCTTCAACCGCCCCGCCGTGACCGTTCCGGCCCCCACGACCCTGTTGCGGGACGACACTGCCATCGCGACACCGGCTCCCAGCCACGAGCAGATCGTGCAGGCCCTCCGGACGCTCGACTCTTTTGTGGACATTACCGAGGAGGACCTCATCCGCCTGGTCCAGATCCTTCGTCAAGACATCACCCCCGAACGAGGCACGCCTGCGGCAACGCAAAGCTCAGGTCTCGACCTGGCATCCATGAGACATCTTCGCGGCTGAGGCCCTGCCAGACACTCTGCCCCGTCCGCATGAAATCATTTCATCGCGTCAATGAAGGAGTCTTTCTTGACTCCCTGCCGCCAGCTCCAGTTCCTCCACCTGCACACCAAATCACAAAGAAGGCGGGCCTTCCGGACCCGCCTCCAAATACTCAAACCTGACGGCGACGATACCGCCGGAGATTCAAGCTACTTCTGCGCGACAAAATCCACCACCAACACCTTGTCGATGAGGCCCTTGAGTTTGCTGCCAAACTCCTTGTGCGCCGGGTGGGGCAGATACACCTCCAAGCCAGCTTTGTCCTTGAACGTCACGAAGAAACAGTGGGTGAAGCCTTCGTCTTTCCCTTCCGGGCTTACGTTGGTGCCCCATTCAAAGTCGGTGATGGTGTTCACCTGCTTCGGCAGCTCGCGGAATGCCTCTTCCACCGCCTTGATTTGCTCTTTGGAAGCAGTGTCTTTGAACTTGAACAAGACAACGTGGCGGTAGGGGGCATCAGCAAAGGCAGACATGGCGGTAAGGGTGGTGAGCAGAAGCGCAAAGAAGAGTGCTTTCATTCCCCAATTCTCACCAGATGCCCTCCGGGGTCAAGCAGTGCTTCCATTCGCCCTTGCACCCGGTTGCAATCCTGCTTACATCGGCCCCAATGAGTCTCTGGCAGCGTTTTCAATCCAACTTCGTCCGCTATTCTGACCTGGGCATCACGCTCGACATCAGCCGGATGAATTTCGGCGATGACTTCTTCACCAAGATGGCCCCTCTGACGGAGAGGGCTGTGGCCGACATGAAGAAGCTCGAGGCGGGCGAAATCGTCAATCCCGACGAAGGTCGCATGGTGGGGCACTACTGGCTCCGCAATGCCAAACTCGCCCCCACTCCGGAGTTGCAAAAAGGCATCGAGGACGACATCGCCGAGAGCAAGGCCTTCGCCGCCAAGATACACGCTGGCGAGATCACCACAGAAAAAGGCGGAAAGTTCACAAAGCTGCTCGTGATCGGCATCGGCGGCTCCGCTCTGGGCCCGCAGTTCATGCGTGACGCCCTTGTGGATTCCTGGACCGCCCCGCTGCAGACCTGGTTCTTTGACAATACCGACCCGGAAGGCATTCAGCGCGTGTTCAGCGAGATCGGAGAAGGTCTTGCCGAAACGCTCACCGTGGTGATCTCCAAGTCCGGTGGCACGCCCGAAACCCGCAACGGCATGCTCGAAGCGCGGGCCGCCTATGAGCGCGCCGGGTTGAATTTCTCCAAGCATGCGGTCGCCGTCACCGGCACGGCGGCCAACAACATCAGCAGCAAGCTGGAAGCCTACGCCACGCAGAACAACTGGCTGAAGATCTTTCCCATGACGGACTGGGTAGGCGGTCGCACCTCCGTGATGCACACGGTGGGCCTGGTGCCCATGGCCTTGCAGGGTGTGGACATCGACTCCCTCCTGGCTGGCGCTGCTGCCATGGACGAGAAGACCCGCTCCCTCCCCGTGGCACAGAACGTCTCCATGCTGCTGGCTCTGATGTGGCACCACGCTGGCGGCGGCAAGGGCACGAAGGACATGGTCATCCTTCCCTACAAGGACCGTCTGGTCCTGCTGAGCAAGTACCTCCAGCAACTCGTCATGGAGTCGCTGGGCAAGGAACTGGATCTGGATGGCAACAAGGTCAACCAGGGCATTGCGGTGTACGGCAACAAGGGATCCACCGACCAGCACGCGTATGTGCAGCAGCTTCGCGATGGCGTGAACAACTTCTTCGCCACCTTCATCGAAGTGCGCAAGGGCTCCGACGCAGCTCAGGTCGAAGTAGAACCGGGCACCCGCTGCAGTGACTTCCTGCAGGGCTTCCTTCGTGGCACGCGCAAGGCCTTGTTTGAGAACGGACGCGAGTCCGTGACCATCAGCATTCCAGAGGTCACCCCCTTCACCGTGGGTGCCATCATCGCCCTCTATGACCGTGCGGTCTCCTTCTATGCCAGCCTGGTAAACATCAATGCCTACCACCAGCCAGGAGTGGAGGCGGGCAAAAAGGCGGCTGGGGTGTTCCTCACCCTGCTCTCCCAGGTGCGTGAACAGCTTGTCAAGGCAGGCAGCGGCACCGCCCCTGCTATCGCCGCCCCGCTCCAGGCCGATGTGGAGGACGTCTATCACTGCCTCACTCACCTCGCGGCCAATGACGCCCAAGTGTCCGTGACTCTGGGTGGCAGCCCAGAGGAAGACCAATTTTCATCTCGCTGAGCGAAAGTTCATGCTGGAACTTTCTTTCTGCTCGATTGAAAATTGGAAATGTTAAATGAGGCGGTGCTGGCAGTAGTCCCGGGTGGCGAGGTGGAGAATTTCCCCCTCGCCTATCAGCTTGCGTGCATTGTATTCACGGGGTTGTTCCTCTGGACCTTCAGCATCGCCCGCGATCCTCGGGGGTGGCGCCGCCTCTATCAGTCGCGGTTCAGCCGCGCAGAGGAAATTTCCGTGAATCGCAACAAGCGGCTGGACGAGGTCATCAAGCGCTATGCCCTGATCATTGCCATGTTCTTTCTGGTCACGGACGTGGCCGTCTTCGTTCTGGGCATCACCTATCAGCATCGCCACACGCCGCACGAGATGACCAAGGAGGAACTGTTCCGCGCTCAGGAGCTGGACAAGTACTGATCACGGACTTCGCTCCTGGAGATGGGATCCGAGCGCCTTCGCCAGAGCTGCCCCTACGTCCCGATACCCCTCCGTGGTGCTGCTGGCCGTATTCCAGGGAGTCTCCAGACACAGGGCCACAGTCTTCGCATTACCGTTGGCCTGCACCCAGTTGCCGCTGATCTGCCGCCACAAAGGATGGTATGAGGAAGCCGTGATCTTGGGCTCTGCCAGCATGGGCATCACTGGCTCGATCTCCGTCCTGGCGAGTTTCAGGAAATCCGCCTTGAAGGCCTTCGCCTCCGGTTGAAGCAACTCCAGGGCAGGAGCGTAGAAGAAGGCCTTCAGATCCCCCGGAGCCGGGTTATGTAAATCGAGGAACACATCCAGCCTTCCCTCGGCCGCCAGGCCCTTGAGAATCTTCTGGGCGGCGGCCACCTCATTCCAGTTGGGCTTCTCACTCCAGTCGCGGTTGTGATCCTGCGGGAGCGCATCCTTGCCCCCATTGCCCGTGGCGGCGTTGTCCACATCCATCACCGGCACCACATAGATCTCCGCATTCTGCCGGAGCCAGGCAGCGCCCACATCCGCACTCATGACCCACTCCACGAACCCCTGGCAAACCCAGCTGGATCCGGACTCCCACGCATGCTGGCGGGCGTGTACCCACACGCCGAAGCGCCGCTCCGGCACCCGGTCCCCTTCACTGATCCTCAGCATGGGCACCCGCCGCCCTTCCCGGGAGCGACAGAGTTCCATC contains these protein-coding regions:
- a CDS encoding chloride channel protein — protein: MPSARPFSPATVHRLPQTGAHLSDYRISHRVLVLCALAVLAAGLSTVAAAILVWLINTITNLCFHLTWSSAEASPLGHVWGYWVVAVPVAGALIIGFMARYGSDKIRGHGIPEALEAILHGRSRIHPKVAVLKPVSAAISIGTGGPFGAEGPIIMTGGALGSILAQQFHLSAAERKTLLVSGAAAGMTAIFGTPVAAVLLAVELLLFEWKPRSLIPVAVAALVAACLRPIFLGAGPVFPVLPHVGLSGEEMGYAGALGVLVGLGSGIVTTLVYAAEDAFKKVPLHWMWWPAMGAVFVGMGGLIEPRVLGVGYETIHHTLRGELAGHVLLSLAVLKALVWAVALGSGTSGGVLAPLLILGSAMGAFLGHWIPAGDVPLWALVGLAAMIGGTMRAPLTAMVFAVELTHDFNVMPALLAGSIASFAVTALWLRRSILTEKLARRGQHITCEYSIDPFELARVQDVMDTQVPTVPSTMKLQELARRIAAGDPILAGHQATLVLDPEQRLKGIVTRGDIIRALPDAAENETLTVEEAGSSPLTVTYPDEPLADALNRMLAQNIGRMPVVERERPDHLIGYLGRSAILSARQRLHDEEHLRSIR
- a CDS encoding class I SAM-dependent methyltransferase, producing the protein MSFDILAPVYRWMELLLAGRKLHRCRCAFLEEVPTPQHVLMLGEGHGRFLVECLKKFPNTHVTYLDASTGMIEQAMKALRRHRLTADRVTFIHADALAWQPPRKTYDLIVTHFFLDCFRPEQLQHLIPTIASSAPPAGHWLVADFQEAPAGWQKIRSQLILGLMYWFFRTVTRLPARRLTCPDPLLRQAGFQLQGEQVFEWGLLRSTCWKQVPSSRTPSPAA
- a CDS encoding HPP family protein; translated protein: MSSFRAFLGVELNPVSPREKAVSAAGGFISIILLLVITESTLHLSGAAAVIASMGASAVLLFAVPHGSLSQPWPVIAGHGFSAFFGVLCARAIPNHYAAAAAAVALAILAMHVFKCIHPPGGATALTAVLGGPAVQALGYKFVIFPVLANAVTMVTIAILFNALFAWRRYPALFNRPAVTVPAPTTLLRDDTAIATPAPSHEQIVQALRTLDSFVDITEEDLIRLVQILRQDITPERGTPAATQSSGLDLASMRHLRG
- a CDS encoding Dabb family protein, which gives rise to MSAFADAPYRHVVLFKFKDTASKEQIKAVEEAFRELPKQVNTITDFEWGTNVSPEGKDEGFTHCFFVTFKDKAGLEVYLPHPAHKEFGSKLKGLIDKVLVVDFVAQK
- a CDS encoding glucose-6-phosphate isomerase encodes the protein MSLWQRFQSNFVRYSDLGITLDISRMNFGDDFFTKMAPLTERAVADMKKLEAGEIVNPDEGRMVGHYWLRNAKLAPTPELQKGIEDDIAESKAFAAKIHAGEITTEKGGKFTKLLVIGIGGSALGPQFMRDALVDSWTAPLQTWFFDNTDPEGIQRVFSEIGEGLAETLTVVISKSGGTPETRNGMLEARAAYERAGLNFSKHAVAVTGTAANNISSKLEAYATQNNWLKIFPMTDWVGGRTSVMHTVGLVPMALQGVDIDSLLAGAAAMDEKTRSLPVAQNVSMLLALMWHHAGGGKGTKDMVILPYKDRLVLLSKYLQQLVMESLGKELDLDGNKVNQGIAVYGNKGSTDQHAYVQQLRDGVNNFFATFIEVRKGSDAAQVEVEPGTRCSDFLQGFLRGTRKALFENGRESVTISIPEVTPFTVGAIIALYDRAVSFYASLVNINAYHQPGVEAGKKAAGVFLTLLSQVREQLVKAGSGTAPAIAAPLQADVEDVYHCLTHLAANDAQVSVTLGGSPEEDQFSSR
- a CDS encoding M14 family zinc carboxypeptidase, with the protein product MSRHLKFGSCQAVEEQLMLAGMKTLLAGGLAVALLLCMGMVPSHALEVETDFDGASVRVLGLDAGTQEVRFMPGGQAERGWPCWWYFRVAGVKPDQPLTLKLSGSDAVVAKGAGGPLTKPLSAAWAMPLRAAWSPDGKTWRQTQSGKKGAEGQMEYQLPPGSASASGRVLVAWGPPYSPAKAEEWVRQTGSEHRMAEEMELCRSREGRRVPMLRISEGDRVPERRFGVWVHARQHAWESGSSWVCQGFVEWVMSADVGAAWLRQNAEIYVVPVMDVDNAATGNGGKDALPQDHNRDWSEKPNWNEVAAAQKILKGLAAEGRLDVFLDLHNPAPGDLKAFFYAPALELLQPEAKAFKADFLKLARTEIEPVMPMLAEPKITASSYHPLWRQISGNWVQANGNAKTVALCLETPWNTASSTTEGYRDVGAALAKALGSHLQERSP